The following proteins come from a genomic window of Natronosalvus vescus:
- a CDS encoding L-threonylcarbamoyladenylate synthase encodes MSDLGRAATAIRTGEAVVYPTETVYGLGADALDPDAVERVFEIKGRDRSKPISLAVPSVPSALEYVRASDRERQFMARFLPGPVTVLCRRREVVPDVLTAGGDRVGIRVPDHPLALRLCERAATPITATSANVSGSGSVRHHADLDPSVREAVAVVLEAGETGGTESTVVDVSAGTIHRRGAHADEIEGWLGAH; translated from the coding sequence ATGAGCGATCTCGGGCGAGCGGCCACGGCGATTCGAACCGGCGAGGCCGTCGTCTATCCGACCGAAACGGTGTACGGCCTCGGTGCAGACGCCCTCGACCCCGACGCGGTCGAACGCGTCTTCGAGATCAAGGGCCGGGATCGATCGAAGCCGATCTCCCTCGCCGTCCCCTCGGTGCCGTCGGCGCTCGAGTACGTCCGCGCGAGCGACCGCGAACGCCAGTTCATGGCCCGGTTTCTGCCCGGTCCCGTGACGGTGCTCTGTCGCCGCCGCGAGGTCGTTCCGGACGTCTTGACTGCCGGTGGCGACCGTGTCGGGATTCGGGTGCCGGATCACCCGCTCGCGTTGCGCCTCTGTGAACGGGCGGCGACGCCGATCACGGCGACGAGCGCGAACGTCAGCGGGAGCGGGAGCGTCCGACACCACGCGGATCTCGATCCGTCGGTTCGGGAGGCCGTCGCCGTCGTCCTCGAGGCTGGGGAAACCGGGGGTACCGAGAGCACCGTCGTCGACGTTTCTGCCGGGACGATCCATCGACGAGGCGCACACGCCGACGAGATCGAGGGCTGGCTGGGGGCTCACTGA